A genomic segment from Pseudomonas sp. M30-35 encodes:
- the rlmKL gene encoding bifunctional 23S rRNA (guanine(2069)-N(7))-methyltransferase RlmK/23S rRNA (guanine(2445)-N(2))-methyltransferase RlmL gives MSDRYELFLTCPKGLEGLLLEEASTLGLEEVREHTSAVRGFAQIETAYRLCLWSRLANRVLLVLKRFPVKDAESMYEGVLEVDWYEHMEPNGSLAVEFSGNGSGIDNTHFGALKVKDAIVDKLRQKDGTRPSVDKLNPDLRIHLRLDRGEAILSLDLSGHSLHQRGYRLQQGAAPLKENLAAAVLIRAGWPRIAAEGGALADPMCGVGTFLVEAAMMAADVAPNLTREQWGFSQWLGHVPAIWKKLQAEAQERADIGMAKPPLWIRGYEADPRLIQPAKNNIDRAGLSHWIKVYQGEVATFEPRPDQNQKGLVISNPPYGERLGDEASLLYLYQNLGERLRQACMGWEAAVFTGAPDLGKRMGIRSHKQYAFWNGALPCKLLLIKVQPEQFVTGERRTPEQREREREQSELEASVTPVVAAKSATPAPAPVEQARLSEGGQMFANRLQKNLKQLSKWARKEGIQCYRLYDADMPEYALAIDLYGDWVHVQEYAAPRSIDPEKAQARLFDALAAIPQALNVDKSKVVIKRRERQSGAKQYQRQSAQGQFMEVTEGDVKLLVNLTDYLDTGLFLDHRPLRLRIQREAAGKRFLNLYCYTATASVHAAKGGARSTTSVDLSKTYLDWARRNLSLNGFSDKNKLEQGDVMAWLEEDRNEYELIFIDPPTFSNSKRMEGIFDIQRDHVALLDLAMARLASGGVLYFSNNFRKFILDETLSARYNVEEITASTLDPDFARNSKIHRAWRITARG, from the coding sequence ATGTCGGATCGTTACGAACTCTTCCTTACGTGCCCAAAAGGTCTTGAAGGGTTACTCCTTGAAGAGGCCAGCACACTTGGTCTCGAAGAGGTACGTGAACATACTTCTGCGGTGCGCGGTTTTGCTCAAATCGAGACTGCATATCGCTTGTGCTTGTGGTCTCGGTTGGCTAACCGGGTGCTACTGGTGCTTAAGCGGTTCCCAGTCAAAGATGCCGAAAGCATGTATGAAGGCGTGCTTGAGGTTGACTGGTACGAGCACATGGAGCCCAACGGCAGCCTGGCAGTCGAGTTCAGTGGTAATGGTTCGGGCATCGACAACACTCACTTCGGCGCGCTGAAGGTCAAGGATGCGATCGTCGACAAGCTGCGCCAAAAGGACGGCACGCGTCCCTCGGTGGATAAACTTAATCCTGATTTACGGATTCATCTGCGTCTTGATCGCGGCGAAGCAATTCTCTCGCTTGATCTGTCCGGGCATAGCCTGCATCAGCGCGGTTATCGCCTGCAGCAAGGTGCTGCACCACTCAAAGAAAACCTTGCAGCAGCGGTGTTGATCCGCGCTGGCTGGCCGCGCATCGCTGCTGAAGGCGGCGCGCTGGCTGACCCAATGTGCGGTGTTGGTACGTTTTTGGTCGAGGCGGCAATGATGGCGGCTGACGTGGCGCCGAACCTGACTCGCGAACAGTGGGGCTTTAGCCAATGGCTGGGACATGTGCCAGCGATCTGGAAGAAATTGCAGGCTGAAGCGCAAGAACGTGCGGACATTGGTATGGCCAAGCCGCCGCTGTGGATTCGTGGTTACGAAGCGGATCCACGTTTGATTCAGCCAGCCAAGAACAACATTGATCGTGCGGGTTTGAGTCACTGGATCAAGGTTTATCAGGGCGAGGTGGCCACCTTCGAGCCGCGTCCGGATCAGAACCAAAAAGGTTTGGTCATCAGTAACCCTCCGTACGGTGAGCGTCTGGGTGACGAAGCCAGCTTGTTGTATCTCTATCAGAATCTTGGCGAGCGTCTGCGCCAGGCCTGTATGGGCTGGGAGGCCGCGGTATTTACTGGCGCGCCAGATCTGGGCAAGCGCATGGGTATCCGCAGCCACAAGCAATACGCGTTCTGGAACGGTGCCTTGCCCTGCAAGTTGCTGTTGATCAAGGTTCAACCTGAGCAGTTTGTTACGGGTGAACGGCGTACACCTGAGCAGCGCGAACGCGAGCGTGAGCAAAGTGAGTTGGAGGCCAGCGTAACCCCAGTGGTTGCGGCCAAGTCCGCAACGCCTGCACCCGCTCCAGTCGAGCAGGCTCGTTTGAGCGAAGGCGGGCAGATGTTTGCTAACCGCCTGCAAAAGAACCTCAAGCAATTGAGCAAGTGGGCGCGTAAAGAAGGCATCCAATGCTATCGGTTGTATGACGCAGATATGCCTGAGTACGCGCTGGCTATCGATCTCTATGGTGACTGGGTGCATGTGCAGGAATATGCTGCGCCGCGCTCCATCGATCCAGAGAAGGCTCAGGCGCGACTGTTTGATGCGCTGGCGGCGATCCCGCAGGCGTTAAACGTCGACAAGAGCAAAGTCGTTATCAAGCGACGTGAGCGACAGAGCGGGGCCAAGCAGTACCAGCGCCAGAGTGCTCAAGGTCAGTTCATGGAAGTGACCGAAGGCGACGTTAAACTCTTGGTTAACCTGACGGACTACCTCGATACCGGTTTGTTTCTCGATCACCGTCCACTACGTCTGCGGATTCAGCGTGAGGCGGCGGGTAAGCGTTTTCTCAACCTGTATTGCTACACCGCCACCGCTTCTGTTCATGCAGCCAAAGGCGGTGCACGCAGCACCACCAGCGTTGATTTGTCGAAGACCTATCTGGATTGGGCGCGGCGTAACCTGTCGCTCAACGGCTTCTCTGACAAAAACAAGCTGGAGCAGGGCGATGTCATGGCTTGGCTGGAGGAAGATCGTAACGAATACGAGTTGATCTTCATTGATCCGCCGACGTTCTCCAACTCCAAGCGCATGGAAGGTATCTTTGATATCCAGCGTGATCACGTTGCCTTGCTGGATTTGGCAATGGCGCGCCTGGCCAGTGGCGGGGTGCTGTATTTCTCCAACAACTTCCGTAAGTTCATCCTCGATGAAACACTGTCTGCGCGCTACAACGTTGAAGAGATCACCGCCTCGACCCTGGACCCGGACTTTGCCCGCAACAGCAAAATCCACCGCGCCTGGCGTATCACCGCACGCGGCTAA
- the rmf gene encoding ribosome modulation factor — MRRLKRDPLEKAFLRGYQYGIHGKSRELCPFTLASVRQAWLNGWREGRGDNWDGLTGTAGIHRLNELNAVG, encoded by the coding sequence ATGAGAAGACTTAAGCGTGATCCTTTAGAAAAAGCCTTTTTACGCGGCTATCAATACGGTATTCATGGTAAATCACGAGAGCTTTGTCCATTCACCCTTGCATCAGTTCGCCAAGCTTGGTTAAACGGCTGGCGAGAGGGCCGCGGAGACAACTGGGACGGTTTAACAGGCACTGCCGGAATCCATCGCCTCAACGAACTTAATGCTGTCGGCTAA
- a CDS encoding quinone-dependent dihydroorotate dehydrogenase translates to MYNLARELLFKLSAETSHELSIDLIGSGGRLGLNGLLTKAPASLPVNVMGLQFANPVGLAAGLDKNGDAIDGFAQLGFGFVEVGTVTPRPQPGNPKPRLFRLPEAEGIINRMGFNNQGVDHLLARVQAAKYKGVLGINIGKNFDTPVECAVDDYLLCLDKVYRHASYVTVNVSSPNTPGLRSLQFGDSLKQLLEALRQRQEDLAQVHGKRVPLAIKIAPDMTDEETVEVAKALIDTGMDAVIATNTTLSRDGIKGLEHADEAGGLSGAPVREQSTHIVKVLAGELAGRLPIIAVGGITEGKHAAEKIAAGASLVQIYSGFIYKGPALIREAVDAIAGLPKKG, encoded by the coding sequence ATGTATAACTTGGCCCGCGAGCTGCTGTTTAAGCTTTCCGCTGAAACCTCCCACGAATTGTCTATTGATCTGATCGGCTCTGGTGGCCGTTTGGGCCTCAATGGCCTGTTGACCAAGGCGCCAGCGAGCTTGCCGGTCAATGTCATGGGGTTGCAGTTCGCTAACCCTGTAGGTCTGGCGGCGGGGCTTGATAAAAATGGCGATGCAATAGATGGTTTCGCCCAGCTGGGTTTTGGCTTTGTCGAGGTGGGCACCGTGACGCCGCGTCCTCAGCCAGGTAATCCGAAGCCGCGTTTGTTTCGTCTGCCAGAGGCCGAGGGCATCATCAATCGCATGGGGTTCAACAACCAAGGCGTTGATCACTTGCTGGCCCGTGTGCAAGCGGCTAAGTACAAGGGCGTGTTGGGTATCAATATCGGTAAGAACTTCGATACCCCGGTCGAGTGTGCAGTGGATGATTATCTGCTTTGCCTGGACAAGGTTTATCGCCACGCCAGTTATGTCACCGTCAATGTCAGCTCCCCAAACACGCCGGGGCTGCGCAGTCTCCAGTTCGGTGACTCGCTCAAACAGTTGCTCGAAGCGCTGCGTCAGCGTCAGGAAGATCTGGCCCAGGTTCACGGTAAACGTGTGCCGCTGGCGATCAAAATCGCTCCAGACATGACTGATGAAGAAACCGTGGAAGTGGCCAAGGCGCTGATTGACACCGGAATGGATGCGGTCATCGCAACTAACACCACGCTCTCGCGTGATGGAATTAAAGGCCTTGAGCATGCCGATGAGGCTGGCGGATTGTCTGGCGCACCGGTACGTGAGCAAAGCACGCACATCGTCAAGGTGTTAGCCGGTGAGTTGGCTGGGCGTTTGCCGATTATTGCGGTGGGGGGCATCACTGAAGGCAAGCATGCTGCCGAGAAAATCGCGGCCGGTGCCAGTTTGGTGCAAATTTACTCAGGCTTTATTTACAAAGGCCCTGCATTGATTCGCGAAGCGGTCGATGCGATTGCTGGGTTGCCGAAAAAAGGTTGA
- a CDS encoding DUF2835 domain-containing protein, producing MPSLLLDIALSRQSLQLYYQGDASRLLLTSREGQRVNLPIHHLRPFVTHLGVNGVFEIEFNEFGKLLSLRRLS from the coding sequence ATGCCTAGCTTGCTACTGGATATTGCGCTATCTAGGCAGTCGCTTCAGTTGTATTACCAAGGTGATGCAAGTCGTCTGCTGCTGACCAGTCGCGAGGGGCAGCGCGTTAACCTACCCATCCATCACTTGCGCCCGTTCGTAACTCACTTGGGGGTTAATGGCGTATTTGAAATCGAGTTCAATGAATTCGGCAAGTTGCTGAGTTTACGCCGTTTGAGCTAA
- a CDS encoding DUF6685 family protein, producing MTPHDPNSTISSRLTALAQRLGLIGRGPRQILERASALKLPFNDIPKREYSISWEQGIPWHYLLDLPRSALSGPVQEDKAHARSMLLKVVKVEQQALSAFDLRKVDGLASCPTKHALLNSFEQLAATDYCRQARIISYKDFVRTISLALPRFLAGETVNLQQASWQGDRIFWAGDANGDAFASAIAYARRRELEVSLPARMTSYQLSSEGLSELNQHYHALAMPAAAWSHADFMALLLEAPYSRLAFSGRSGATEILLLPKQSAEATALGEGLLIAGATDVAAHLQKLSSPQN from the coding sequence ATGACCCCGCACGACCCAAACAGCACAATCAGCTCTCGTCTCACAGCCCTCGCCCAGCGATTGGGTCTTATAGGTCGTGGACCGCGACAAATCCTTGAGCGCGCCAGTGCTTTAAAGCTTCCTTTCAATGATATCCCCAAGCGTGAATACAGCATTAGCTGGGAGCAAGGCATCCCCTGGCATTATCTACTCGACCTGCCGCGCAGCGCCTTGTCCGGCCCCGTGCAAGAAGACAAAGCCCATGCGCGATCAATGCTCCTCAAAGTGGTTAAAGTTGAGCAGCAAGCGCTAAGTGCTTTTGACTTGCGCAAGGTTGATGGCCTCGCCAGCTGTCCAACCAAACACGCCCTGTTGAACAGCTTCGAGCAATTGGCCGCCACTGACTATTGCCGCCAGGCGCGGATTATCAGCTACAAAGACTTCGTCAGAACCATCAGCCTCGCCTTGCCACGCTTCCTCGCTGGCGAAACCGTAAACCTGCAGCAAGCCAGCTGGCAGGGCGACCGGATATTCTGGGCAGGCGACGCCAATGGCGATGCATTTGCCAGTGCGATTGCTTATGCCAGACGACGCGAACTCGAAGTCAGCCTTCCCGCACGCATGACCAGTTATCAATTGAGCAGTGAAGGCTTGAGCGAACTGAACCAGCACTATCATGCGCTGGCGATGCCCGCTGCGGCGTGGAGTCATGCAGATTTTATGGCGCTATTGCTCGAAGCACCCTATTCACGACTCGCATTCAGCGGCCGTTCTGGCGCCACCGAAATACTCCTGCTACCCAAACAGTCCGCTGAAGCCACAGCGCTGGGCGAAGGCTTGCTCATCGCCGGGGCCACTGACGTAGCGGCGCATCTACAGAAGCTTAGCAGCCCTCAAAACTGA